A section of the Rhizobium sp. SSA_523 genome encodes:
- the tsf gene encoding translation elongation factor Ts, protein MSEITAALVKELREKSGAGMMDCKKALTETNGDIEAAIDWLRAKGIAKADKKSGRTAAEGLIGIAGAGHKAVVIELNSETDFVARNDAFQDLVRGVANVALGTDGTVDAVAAATYPATGKSVADSIKDAIATIGENMTLRRSALLQVEHGVVATYIHNAAGDGIGKLGVLVALKSEGDKAVLTSIGRQVAMHIAATNPLAIRAEEVDASVAERERNVFIEQSRASGKPDAIIEKMVEGRMRKFFEEVALLSQAFVINPEQTVGEAVKAAEKEAGASIEVTGMVRLLLGEGVEKEESDFAAEVAAAVKH, encoded by the coding sequence ATGAGCGAGATCACTGCAGCACTGGTTAAGGAACTGCGCGAAAAATCCGGCGCGGGCATGATGGATTGCAAGAAGGCTCTCACCGAGACCAATGGTGATATTGAAGCCGCAATCGACTGGCTGCGTGCCAAGGGTATTGCAAAGGCCGACAAGAAGTCGGGCCGCACGGCCGCCGAAGGCCTGATCGGGATTGCCGGCGCCGGCCATAAGGCCGTCGTGATCGAGCTCAACTCCGAAACCGACTTCGTTGCGCGTAACGATGCCTTCCAGGATCTCGTTCGCGGCGTCGCCAATGTCGCGCTCGGAACCGATGGGACTGTCGACGCCGTTGCCGCTGCCACCTATCCGGCCACCGGCAAGTCGGTTGCTGACTCGATCAAGGATGCCATCGCAACGATCGGCGAGAACATGACGCTGCGCCGCTCGGCTCTGCTTCAGGTCGAGCACGGTGTCGTCGCGACCTATATCCACAACGCGGCCGGCGACGGCATCGGCAAGCTGGGTGTGCTCGTGGCGCTGAAGTCTGAAGGCGACAAGGCTGTGCTGACCTCGATCGGTCGCCAGGTTGCCATGCATATCGCAGCGACCAACCCGCTGGCCATTCGCGCCGAGGAAGTCGATGCCTCCGTCGCCGAGCGCGAGCGCAACGTCTTCATCGAGCAGTCGCGCGCGTCCGGCAAGCCGGATGCGATCATCGAAAAGATGGTTGAAGGCCGCATGCGCAAGTTCTTCGAGGAGGTCGCCCTCCTGTCGCAGGCTTTCGTCATCAACCCGGAACAGACCGTCGGTGAAGCCGTCAAGGCTGCCGAAAAGGAAGCCGGCGCATCGATCGAAGTGACCGGCATGGTGCGTCTCCTGCTCGGCGAAGGCGTCGAGAAGGAAGAGTCCGATTTCGCGGCTGAAGTCGCTGCGGCCGTCAAGCACTAA
- the pyrH gene encoding UMP kinase translates to MTSTQPVYKRVLLKVSGEALMGSQGFGIDVAVADRIAADIAEAVRMGVEVGLVVGGGNIFRGVAVASKGGDRVTGDHMGMLATVINALALATSLRKLDVETVVLSAIAMPEICESFSQRRTLHHMAQGRVVIFAGGTGNPFFTTDSAGALRAAEIGAEAIFKGTQVDGIYSADPKKDPAATRFDTLTHSEVLEKGLAVMDVAAVALARENAIPIIVFSIHEKGGFGQILLGGGRKTIVTDS, encoded by the coding sequence ATGACTTCCACTCAACCCGTCTACAAGCGTGTTCTGCTCAAAGTCTCCGGGGAGGCCCTGATGGGCAGCCAGGGCTTCGGCATCGATGTCGCCGTGGCCGATCGCATTGCCGCCGATATTGCGGAAGCGGTGCGGATGGGTGTCGAGGTCGGACTGGTGGTCGGCGGCGGCAATATCTTCCGCGGCGTGGCCGTGGCCTCGAAGGGTGGCGACCGGGTCACCGGCGATCACATGGGCATGCTCGCAACCGTCATCAATGCGCTGGCGCTGGCGACATCGCTGCGCAAGCTGGATGTCGAGACGGTGGTTCTGTCGGCGATCGCCATGCCGGAGATCTGCGAGAGCTTCTCCCAGCGCCGGACCTTGCATCACATGGCGCAGGGTCGCGTCGTGATCTTTGCCGGCGGCACGGGCAATCCGTTCTTCACCACCGATTCCGCCGGCGCGCTCAGGGCCGCCGAAATCGGCGCGGAAGCCATCTTCAAGGGCACCCAGGTCGACGGCATCTATTCCGCCGATCCGAAGAAGGATCCGGCTGCAACGCGTTTCGACACGCTGACCCATAGCGAGGTTCTCGAAAAGGGCCTGGCCGTCATGGATGTCGCGGCCGTGGCGTTGGCCCGTGAAAATGCAATTCCCATCATCGTCTTCTCGATCCACGAGAAAGGCGGATTTGGGCAAATTCTCCTCGGCGGTGGCCGCAAGACCATCGTGACGGACAGCTGA
- the frr gene encoding ribosome recycling factor, with product MSGSIDLNDIKRRMDGAIAAFKSDIASLRTGRASANILDPVTVEAYGSRMPLNQVANITVPEPRMLGVSIWDKTMVGAVDRAIRESNLGLNPIVDGQNLRIPLPELNEERRKSLVKVAHDYAEKSKVAVRHVRRDGMEALKKAEKDGSMSQDDSRAQSERVQKMTDDTISEVDRLLAEKEKEIMQV from the coding sequence ATGAGCGGATCCATTGATCTCAACGATATCAAGCGCCGGATGGACGGCGCGATTGCAGCGTTCAAGAGCGATATCGCATCGCTGCGCACCGGGCGCGCCTCGGCAAACATTCTCGATCCCGTGACCGTGGAAGCCTATGGCTCGCGCATGCCGCTGAACCAGGTTGCCAATATCACAGTGCCCGAGCCGCGCATGCTCGGCGTTTCCATCTGGGACAAGACCATGGTAGGCGCCGTGGACCGCGCCATTCGCGAATCGAATCTCGGCCTCAACCCGATCGTCGACGGCCAGAACCTGCGGATTCCGCTGCCCGAACTGAACGAGGAGCGCCGCAAATCGCTCGTCAAGGTCGCGCATGACTATGCCGAGAAGAGCAAGGTGGCGGTGCGCCATGTGCGTCGCGACGGCATGGAAGCCTTGAAAAAGGCGGAAAAGGACGGCTCGATGAGCCAGGACGACAGTCGCGCACAGTCGGAACGGGTTCAGAAGATGACGGATGATACGATTTCCGAAGTGGACCGCTTGCTTGCGGAAAAGGAAAAGGAAATCATGCAGGTTTAA
- a CDS encoding isoprenyl transferase — MVSGGLSPVPEHVAIIMDGNGRWAKERGLPRTMGHTKGVDAVRQVVRAAGGCGVRYLTLFAFSSENWSRPAAEVSDLMGLLRRFIRRDLAELHKANVRIRVIGDRENLRGDVLPLLLEAEETTRLNEGLTLIIAFNYGARDEIARAMRRLAQEAASGRLDPALITPDLIAENLDTAGIPDPDLIIRTSGEERLSNFLLWQAAYSEFVFLPDYWPDFTAETFAEALKLYSGRERRFGGLSPVKTAVAG; from the coding sequence ATGGTCAGCGGTGGTTTGTCCCCAGTCCCGGAGCACGTCGCCATCATTATGGATGGCAACGGCCGCTGGGCCAAGGAGCGGGGACTGCCGCGCACCATGGGCCATACCAAGGGCGTCGATGCGGTGCGGCAGGTGGTACGCGCCGCCGGCGGCTGCGGGGTGCGCTATCTGACGCTGTTTGCCTTCTCCTCGGAAAACTGGTCGCGCCCGGCGGCCGAGGTTTCCGATCTGATGGGTCTCCTGCGGCGCTTCATCCGCCGCGACCTGGCTGAGCTGCACAAGGCCAATGTACGCATTCGCGTCATCGGCGATCGCGAGAACCTGCGCGGCGATGTGCTGCCGCTTCTCCTGGAGGCGGAGGAGACGACGCGGCTGAATGAAGGCCTGACGCTGATCATCGCCTTCAATTACGGCGCGAGGGACGAGATTGCACGGGCGATGCGCCGGCTGGCGCAGGAGGCGGCCTCCGGTCGCCTGGATCCGGCGCTCATCACCCCGGACCTCATTGCCGAAAATCTCGACACAGCCGGAATTCCCGATCCCGATCTGATCATTCGCACCAGCGGCGAGGAACGTCTGTCGAACTTCCTCCTCTGGCAGGCGGCCTATTCGGAATTCGTCTTCCTTCCGGATTACTGGCCGGATTTTACCGCCGAGACCTTTGCCGAGGCGCTGAAGCTCTATAGCGGCCGCGAACGGCGGTTCGGAGGATTGTCTCCGGTCAAGACGGCGGTGGCGGGCTGA